One Pempheris klunzingeri isolate RE-2024b chromosome 22, fPemKlu1.hap1, whole genome shotgun sequence DNA segment encodes these proteins:
- the LOC139222236 gene encoding F-box only protein 15-like has translation MAAGRGQFFRSFLEGLERKAAQPAPGKLQPGPDGGKPGPRTGKTGGRRRRQPKAAPGPVSGSGARLPSEILVKILSYLDASSLFCISHVSKLFNQLASDDVMWQRIYTSEFGSQMWKPKSADAAEDRPTGHWKKMYLRTVAGQEMKKWRKELRDVSPYTGLPRHTEWVLRRLNVSWELTLSDGLGQESRQEQSRLFFFETSVVVRWSRGGFPRFHHISSIQVHGVRRGAPKGATASEPGWRSLILKLDVKPRHARFVGKDRLITLMHLPPGFIVGIWRGQSVVAFVMLSLHFHRLVERSLLGSPACPYSEPTDPPPADDSDPEFGLHGYTLHFVLHNTGTEIMSGHFRQLSCRTVQIQRGLMELKVIDRTNLSQHRSLSGSIKMPWKSEELEGAVENCCIITLTLLDEFQKPFWCVSSPICIAMAKRTLSFDYSGEHFVMEHQTPEGQAKMKLVWLKEQKQFFLISLTVYVPVVKVNERFSRDY, from the exons atggcgGCCGGACGAGGGCAGTTTTTTCGGAGCTTCTTGGAGGGTTTGGAGAGGAAAGCCGCCCAGCCGGCTCCGGGTAAACTACAGCCGGGCCCGGATGGAGGCAAACCGGGTCCGAGAACAGGAAAGACGGGcggaaggaggaggaggcagccgAAGGCGGCACCGGGTCCGGTTAGCGGAAGCGGAGCCAG GCTGCCGTCCGAGATCCTCGTTAAGATTCTGTCCTACCTGGATGCCTCCTCGCTCTTCTGCATCAGCCACGTCAGCAAGCTCTTCAACCAGCTCGCCAGCGATGA TGTCATGTGGCAGAGGATTTACACGTCAGAGTTTGGGAGCCAAATGTGGAAGCCGAAGTCTGCGGACGCCGCGGAGGACCGGCCGACGGGCCACTGGAAGAAGATGTACCTCAGGACCGTGGCtggacaggaaatgaaaaagtggAGGAAGGAGCTGAGAGACGTCAGCCCGTACACGGGGCTTCCCCGGCACACAGAGTGGGTCCTCAG GAGGCTGAATGTGAGCTGGGAGCTGACGCTGAGCGACGGTTTGGGGCAGGAGAGCCGGCAGGAGCAGAGCCGCCTCTTCTTCTTCGAGACGTCCGTGGTCGTCCGCTGGAGCCGAGGAGGCTTCCCCAGATTTCACCACATCAGCAGCATCCAGGTGCACGGAGTCAGGAGGGGGGCACCCAAGGGTGCCACAGCCTCAGA gcccGGCTGGCGCTCTCTGATCTTAAAGCTGGACGTGAAGCCTCGACACGCTCGCTTCGTCGGCAAAGACCGACTGATCACACTGATGCATCTGCCGCCGGGCTTCATTGTGGGAATCTGGAGG gggcaGAGCGTCGTGGCCTTCGTCATGCTCAGCCTGCACTTCCACAGGCTGGTGGAGAGGAGCCTGCTGGGATCTCCGGCCTG CCCGTACTCTGAGCCGACGGACCCCCCTCCCGCCGACGACTCGGACCCTGAGTTTGGTCTGCACGGCTACACTCTGCACTTCGTCCTGCACAACACCGGCACCGAGATCATGTCGGGACACTTCCGCCAGCTCTCCTGTCGCACCG TTCAGATCCAGCGCGGACTGATGGAGCTGAAGGTGATCGACAGGACCAACCTGTCCCAGCACAGGTCGCTGTCTGGAAGCATCAAGATGCCGTGGAAGAGCGAGGAGCTGGAGGGCGCAGTGGAG AACTGCTGCATCATAACGCTGACGCTGCTGGACGAGTTCCAGAAACCGTTCTGGTGCGTCAGCTCGCCCATCTGCATCGCGATGGCGAAGAGGACGCTGTCCTTCGACTACAGCGGTGAGCACTTTGTGATGGAGCACCAGACGCCGGAGGGCCAGGCCAAGATGAAGCTGGTGTGGCTGAAGGAGCAGAAGCAGTTCTTCCTCATCAGCCTCACCGTCTACGTCCCCGTTGTCAAAGTCAACGAGCGTTTCAGCAGAGACTACTGA